One Eremothecium cymbalariae DBVPG#7215 chromosome 2, complete sequence DNA window includes the following coding sequences:
- the IPL1 gene encoding aurora kinase (similar to Ashbya gossypii AFL101C), translating into MDGDILTKNEQRRNSLKQRNMLLSMRLNQGSSSHNNPAIQGRRVQTKSYRNSWKILSPIKNQNISPGKMAAVELSDPKNLSPINKSGFNNRTPTTPFSKQQNLKLADFEMGKILGKGKFGKVYCVRHIPSGFICALKAMEKKEIIQYNIEKQFRREVEIQSSLRHPNLTQLYGYFHDEKRVYLVMEYLVNGELYKHLKGRNHFSDEVASYYVYQMAGALDYMHERNILHRDIKPENIIIGFNNVIKLTDFGWSVINSKGFKRKTLCGTVDYLSPELIKSREYDEKVDVWALGVLTYELLVGSPPFEEESKELTYKRILKRNLVFPDHIDPDARHLISRLLEYDPANRIALKDVRGHSWILKNQPYW; encoded by the coding sequence atGGATGGAGATATCCTTACGAAAAATGAGCAAAGGAGGAATTCGTTAAAGCAAAGGAATATGCTTCTTAGTATGAGATTGAATCAGGGTAGTAGTTCTCATAATAATCCTGCTATTCAGGGACGGCGAGTACAAACCAAAAGTTATAGGAATTCATGGAAGATATTGTCGCCGATAAAGAATCAGAATATTTCACCAGGAAAAATGGCTGCAGTGGAGTTATCTGATCCAAAGAATCTGTCGCCAATTAATAAATCTGGATTTAATAATAGGACGCCAACGACACCGTTTTCTAAGCAACAAAACTTGAAACttgctgattttgaaatgGGTAAAATATTAGGTAAAGGGAAGTTTGGTAAGGTTTATTGTGTTAGACATATACCTAGTGGGTTTATTTGTGCATTGAAGGCAATGGAGAAGAAAGAGATCATTCAGTATAACATAGAGAAGCAATTCAGaagagaagttgaaattCAGTCTTCGTTACGGCATCCTAATCTAACTCAATTATATGGTTATTTTCATGATGAAAAGAGGGTTTATCTCGTGATGGAGTATTTGGTGAATGGTGAGTTGTATAAGCATTTAAAGGGACGTAATCATTTCTCTGATGAGGTGGCTTCGTATTATGTGTATCAAATGGCAGGTGCTTTAGATTACATGCACGAGAGGAATATTTTGCATCGAGACATAAAACCTGAAAATATCATAATAGGTTTTAACAATGTTATTAAGTTGACTGACTTTGGCTGGAGTGTGATCAACAGCAAAGGtttcaaaaggaaaacgTTATGTGGGACTGTAGATTATCTGTCTCCAGAGCTGATTAAATCACGGGAATATGACGAAAAGGTAGATGTGTGGGCACTAGGGGTTCTGACATATGAATTACTTGTAGGATCACCCCCCTTTGAGGAGgaatcaaaagaattgaCATATAAGAGGATTCTCAAGAGGAATTTAGTATTTCCGGACCATATCGATCCTGACGCAAGGCATTTGATCAGCAGATTGCTAGAATATGATCCTGCTAATAGAATTGCACTTAAAGATGTCAGAGGTCATTCAtggatattgaagaatcaACCATACTGGTGA
- the RSM23 gene encoding mitochondrial 37S ribosomal protein mS29 (similar to Ashbya gossypii AFL106C), which produces MFRNQTRQFSAVRILTAAGKKTPKQGFSRNKTLNSKSAAKKVSGSFHKRWRAVVSTSGFNKTATAAALPEFTHKHIKNEVASYTETQLKGLYRLGAFKPDQMNELFQRPISLVRDESTKKLFQQIDSAKNKKFIITGEPGVGKSTLLAQALALGIDKKALIIHLSHPDRFLNGTNDYYYDGKQYVQPMYLRDLLKKTFHLNNAETLKSIPLSKEYKFKTNNADGGVKSITLSSKENTLMDLLNFTAAPRSRAAHFGAVIHEISTQSLFPVFFTVDNFSRILTTPFTAYKNVENKNIHLLEFQLGKFIMDVVSGAVKFRHSGSCVLLATSGIDRTNRTLPIGLGKLPHDHYLTRYHYEPIFAELMQKGGVQEFKVEKMSKEDLKKLLDFYIKSNILLNKELNEKTFDQLVDEKYFISGNGNPRELLKCIALNPY; this is translated from the coding sequence ATGTTTAGAAATCAGACAAGACAGTTTTCCGCAGTTAGGATTCTTACGGCTGCAGGTAAAAAGACACCGAAGCAAGGGTTTTCTAGAAATAAGACTTTAAATAGCAAAAGTGCTGCAAAGAAGGTTTCAGGGTCATTTCACAAAAGATGGAGGGCTGTTGTATCCACCTCAGGTTTTAACAAGACTGCAACAGCTGCTGCTTTACCCGAGTTTACGCACAAGCACATTAAAAATGAGGTTGCTTCTTACACTGAAACCCAACTGAAGGGTCTGTACCGGCTAGGTGCGTTCAAGCCAGATCAAATGAATGAGCTATTTCAACGTCCTATTTCTTTAGTGAGGGATGAATCAACTAAGAAGTTATTTCAGCAAATTGACTCAGCTAAAAACAAGAAGTTTATCATAACAGGTGAACCTGGAGTTGGAAAGTCAACTCTGTTAGCTCAAGCGCTTGCACTTGGTATTGATAAGAAAGCTCTCATCATTCATTTGTCACATCCTGATCGCTTTTTAAACGGTACAAACGATTATTACTATGATGGGAAACAATATGTCCAGCCAATGTATTTGCGTGATTTACTGAAAAAGACATTCCATTTGAACAATGCCGAGACGTTGAAATCCATCCCGCTGTCAAAAGAGTATAAGTTTAAAACTAATAATGCCGATGGTGGAGTGAAATCTATCACACTATCCTCAAAGGAGAATACCCTTATGGATTTACTAAATTTTACAGCGGCGCCACGCAGCAGAGCCGCTCACTTTGGAGCAGTGATACATGAAATATCAACACAATCCTTATTTCCTGTTTTCTTTACAGTTGACAACTTCTCTCGTATCCTGACAACCCCATTTACTGCCTATAAGAATGTAGAGAACAAAAACATTCATTTGCTAGAATTTCAGCTTGGAAAGTTTATAATGGATGTCGTTTCTGGAGCTGTAAAGTTTCGCCACAGTGGTAGCTGTGTTCTTTTGGCGACTTCTGGCATTGATAGAACTAACAGGACGTTACCTATTGGACTGGGGAAGTTACCACACGACCATTACTTAACGAGGTATCATTATGAACCTATTTTTGCAGAATTGATGCAAAAGGGTGGGGTCCAAGAATTTAAGGTAGAAAAAATGTCAAAAGAAGACCTGAAAAAACTACTCGATTTCTACATCAAATCCAATATCTTGTTGAATAAGGAACTGAATGAAAAGACGTTCGATCAATTGGTTGATGAGAAGTATTTCATAAGCGGGAATGGAAATCCAAGAGAGTTACTGAAATGCATCGCATTGAACCCATATTGA
- the SRP72 gene encoding signal recognition particle subunit SRP72 (similar to Ashbya gossypii AFL103C), translating to MVNKDLTSLVEQLSVSSDKDKHPYEIAYNCLDMLSANYQVPEAVMDKCFRRLIPEGFYEFAEFLLVEYKKVAANNASFGLFELYIYYKLNRQKKFEEVWKSMAGSLDELLEKISVDCNERALLHVRAQFCYKIGQYEEAFKIYKYLALHNMDGEDIEVELGCNERAALGFLSPNRHQDVVTPLNEESYDLLFNESIIHSSRGDLEGAMVLLQKALELVKAEENEGDLNLIELQIAFVKQKQGLNKESRKILLNLQSRINSKSELMPIIKTNLLSFRDLSRYNENTNLPLVLRQLDVETVNSCNTGKYSHDQWKQLQANVLFLKLFANSKFRSKRTMLSCTMSQYSKLVDDVCLEPYKVQAKLLYNHMKKSIAADVSKSGNGTLLLAIQLQIKIGNFDNAIRLAESYCKKALVDDPKLSSFTRVMSYTLVELYRKTRKEQLLKKFLSNLAGLFSSETASEDFEFWKFVGFQLLALNNLQDADKLFIALSAISPNDNLVKSVVGKDSEKSIYLKNMDSLVSAVDVNNLLELGCKPFERISQGRKSTVSIVAKKKRVQKKKLPANADPNRPVDLERWLPLRDRSNYKVKKKQSAKQTQGGTMNKKSEQNLDITKQKKKGKNKKQGRR from the coding sequence ATGGTGAATAAAGATTTGACTTCGTTGGTGGAACAACTAAGTGTCAGTAGTGACAAAGATAAACATCCTTATGAAATTGCGTACAATTGCTTGGACATGTTATCTGCAAACTATCAAGTCCCGGAGGCTGTTATGGATAAGTGTTTTCGTCGTCTAATTCCGGAGGGGTTCTATGAATTTGCTGAATTTCTACTCGTAGAGTACAAGAAAGTGGCAGCTAACAATGCATCCTTCGGACTGTTTGAGTTGTACATTTATTACAAATTGAATCGTCAAAAGAAATTTGAAGAGGTTTGGAAGTCGATGGCCGGTAGTTTAGATGAACTTTTGGAGAAAATTTCTGTTGATTGCAACGAGCGGGCACTGTTGCATGTTCGTGCGCAATTTTGTTACAAAATTGGGCAGTATGAGGAGgcttttaaaatatacaagTACTTGGCGCTTCATAATATGGATGGTGAGGATATCGAGGTAGAGTTGGGTTGTAATGAAAGGGCCGCATTAGGGTTTTTATCTCCAAATAGACATCAAGATGTGGTCACCCCTCTCAATGAGGAATCTTATGATTTATTGTTTAATGAATCTATTATTCATTCCTCGAGGGGAGATCTTGAAGGTGCAATGGTCTTACTACAGAAAGCTTTAGAGCTGGTTAAGGCTGAAGAGAATGAGGGAGATTTAAACTTGATTGAATTACAGATTGCGTTTGTGAAGCAAAAACAAGGTTTAAATAAGGAAAGcagaaagatattgttgaacttACAGTCGAGGATTAATAGCAAGTCAGAACTAATGCCAATCATTAAAACCAACCTTCTGTCTTTCAGAGATCTTTCTAgatataatgaaaatacAAACTTACCGTTGGTGTTACGTCAGTTAGATGTCGAAACCGTGAATTCCTGTAACACTGGTAAATATTCTCATGATCAATGGAAACAGCTACAAGCTAACGtcttatttttgaagttgttcGCCAATAGTAAATTTAGATCAAAGAGGACTATGCTTTCATGCACAATGTCCCAGTATTCAAAGCTCGTTGATGACGTCTGTTTGGAGCCATATAAGGTGCAAGCCAAGCTTCTTTATAATCATATGAAGAAATCCATTGCTGCGGATGTTTCTAAGTCTGGAAATGGAACTCTGTTGCTAGCGATACAATTGCAAATAAAGATTGGTAACTTTGACAATGCCATTAGATTAGCAGAGTCTTATTGTAAAAAGGCCCTTGTGGATGATCCAAAACTTTCATCGTTTACGCGTGTTATGTCGTATACTCTAGTAGAGTTATATCGCAAGACTCGCAAGGAACAActtctaaaaaaattcttatCGAATTTAGCTGGGTTATTCAGTTCTGAAACAGCCAGTGAAGATTTTGAGTTCTGGAAATTTGTTGGTTTCCAACTTCTAGCTCTTAATAATTTGCAGGATGCTGATAAGCTATTTATTGCGCTGTCAGCAATTTCTCCAAATGACAATTTGGTAAAATCTGTAGTTGGTAAGGATTCAGAGAAATCTATATATCTTAAAAATATGGATTCTCTAGTTTCTGCTGTTGACGTGAATAATCTTTTGGAGTTGGGTTGCAAGCCATTTGAACGTATTTCGCAGGGAAGGAAATCCACAGTTAGTATAGTGGCAAAGAAGAAGCGTgtacaaaagaaaaagctTCCCGCCAATGCTGATCCAAACAGACCAGTAGACCTAGAGAGGTGGTTGCCATTGAGGGATAGATCTAACTATAAagtgaagaagaagcaatCAGCTAAACAAACACAAGGTGGTACaatgaacaaaaaatcTGAACAAAACCTTGATATTACcaagcaaaagaaaaagggaAAGAATAAGAAACAGGGGCGCAGATGA
- the MRH4 gene encoding ATP-dependent RNA helicase (similar to Ashbya gossypii AFL102W) has product MYILNSLRLQKRLPEAVRVQLWCFRRCKVASRVTELKRKTNLHSKPFQYGKHGGLTTGDEQLLYDSKKLVEKITDFDQLKVLPDVRTSLRAIIASETIVNNSLHEEEFDLSNGKLMESAANIKPTPIQVTVIQRLSKKLMDPRLQVHLVAAETGSGKTMSYIFPLVDYLKRQECETPESWLQIQNKAIIRAVILVPTHELVEQVYDTIKKLEPVLGLKAFSWDINTPYQMFLDALKGRIDVMVTTPGKILSLFRINMIHRPDRILSQVKFLVMDEADTLMDQSWVEDSYEVIKKMQNVNHLLFCSATIPVEFEKTIKKLFPTFNVFVSPNLHKINKKSEIKVINSSLNPYKGSKIKALAQTLYAILKDNSDKVYEKRCVVFVNEKQSVQSVVTTLREKYGHDVHGFSSTDTIEDRLIKIRAFTQPPMPFENQFKEKPVSNNIKKVLPNSNIVLDKFDQKDTNMKPENMNPLKVLVTTDLLARGINFRGVKHVVLYDIPAKSVDLIHRVGRTGRMKQKGTIYIIGDKKLKAWAKGLPSIVKKNVAIQ; this is encoded by the coding sequence ATGTATATTTTGAACTCTTTGAGATTACAGAAGCGATTACCAGAAGCTGTGCGAGTACAATTATGGTGCTTTCGTCGATGCAAAGTGGCATCTAGGGTCACCGAATTGAAAAGGAAGACAAATTTGCATAGTAAACCATTCCAATATGGTAAACATGGAGGTCTAACCACTGGTGATGAGCAACTATTATATGATAGCAAGAAATTGGTAGAAAAAATTACAGATTTTGATCAGTTGAAGGTGCTTCCAGATGTGAGAACTTCATTGAGGGCAATAATTGCCAGTGAGACAATAGTTAACAATTCACTGCACGAAGAGGAGTTTGATTTAAGCAATGGAAAGCTAATGGAGTCTGCAGCAAATATTAAGCCCACTCCTATTCAAGTGACTGTGATTCAAAGATTGTCGAAAAAGCTGATGGATCCAAGGCTGCAGGTTCATTTGGTTGCAGCAGAGACAGGTTCAGGAAAGACTATGTCTTATATCTTTCCTTTGGTAGACTACTTGAAAAGACAGGAATGTGAGACTCCAGAGAGCTGGcttcaaatacaaaataaaGCTATTATACGAGCTGTGATCTTGGTTCCAACTCATGAACTGGTTGAGCAGGTTTATGATACAATTAAAAAGTTGGAACCCGTTTTAGGTTTAAAAGCATTTAGTTGGGATATTAATACGCCTTATCAAATGTTTTTAGATGCTCTAAAAGGTAGAATTGATGTGATGGTGACTACTCCAGGGAAAATATTGAGTTTGTTCCGCATAAACATGATTCATAGGCCGGATAGAATACTTTCCCAAGTAAAGTTTTTAGTCATGGATGAGGCAGATACACTAATGGACCAGTCTTGGGTTGAAGACTCCTACGAGGTAATCAAGAAAATGCAGAATGTCAaccatttattattttgcaGTGCTACTATACCTGTGGAATTCGAGAAAACGatcaaaaaactttttcCCACATTTAACGTTTTTGTCTCTCCAAACCTTcataaaattaataaaaagtCTGAAATCAAAGTTATCAATTCATCTCTAAACCCTTATAAGGGTTCTAAGATTAAGGCTTTGGCACAAACATTATATGctattttgaaagataatTCCGATAAAGTGTATGAAAAAAGATGCGTTGTATTTGTTAATGAAAAGCAATCAGTTCAAAGTGTCGTGACAACCCTTAGGGAGAAGTATGGGCATGATGTTCATGGATTCAGCAGCACCGATACTATTGAGGATAGGTTAATAAAGATTAGGGCTTTCACTCAGCCTCCTATGCCCTTTGAAAAtcaattcaaagaaaaaccTGTCTCAaacaatataaaaaaggTTCTGCCGAATTCGAATATTGTACTTGATAAATTCGATCAAAAAGATACAAACATGAAACCTGAGAATATGAATCCTTTGAAAGTACTCGTTACCACCGATTTATTAGCTAGAGGAATTAATTTTAGAGGAGTTAAACACGTTGTTCTCTATGATATCCCAGCAAAATCTGTTGATTTAATTCACAGAGTTGGAAGAACCGGAAgaatgaaacaaaaaggtaCCATATACATTATTGGAGACAAAAAACTAAAAGCTTGGGCCAAAGGGTTACCATCCATTGTGAAGAAGAACGTTGCAATTCAATAG
- the RKM1 gene encoding protein-lysine N-methyltransferase (similar to Ashbya gossypii AFL100W): MLRDRLGELLEWGVSNGVQLPTGVEFRTCEEKGIVVVASERVEEAEFKLPAELILTSRLAEKHFSRHDNPNIWFKALVAKMKFSKEAVMVGDKDIALYFGKYMNCLPEEVDSPLIWKPDELELLDGTNIGGSISEKLDLIVNDWRYVINELGFDVPQAVQEQLVFAARMLAEPNDVSKDEIYNMLIKHPKDGEPHWLSFQAFIWSHLIFTSRAFPERILNSTCEISNVILLPILDLLNHSQHSKIEWAGDNGVFSFRKLEPVEVGDEIFNNYGGKSNEELLVGYGFVIEDNKCDYLALKIKPPFPVLKSMLKAGLSLPILDDYTTFAFDTSIEKNNTTDISRYSDGILYLINKHNDQLLWDLLSVYSFLEAGDEEDHNSLRCQLQGIQNLRESIEQRLKTTNVAPRCRASDSLKYQILSRRARYAEVYRQQQVQILKYSIQRLKDLEKDLVKSNKDKLLTFKSISHLDNDFLETILPALFESETEFENYDEVMILWVVLRSKTSPSLANGKFNSILEAYKSFRNATSATDFIKIQDSEDWNIAKTKYLTWFPNGTDHFSLEDLYFAFDFFTRHTYFRPSKSESIIVLGD; encoded by the coding sequence ATGCTTAGGGATCGGTTAGGAGAATTGCTAGAATGGGGGGTATCTAATGGTGTTCAATTGCCAACTGGAGTCGAGTTTAGGACATGTGAAGAGAAAGGTATTGTGGTTGTAGCAAGTGAACGAGTAGAGGAGGCTGAATTCAAGCTCCCAGCAGAGCTCATTCTTACCAGTAGATTAGCTGAAAAGCATTTCAGTAGACACGATAACCCGAATATCTGGTTTAAAGCTTTGGTTGCCAAAATGAAGTTTTCGAAGGAAGCTGTGATGGTAGGTGATAAAGATATTGCACTGTACTTCGGGAAATATATGAATTGCTTACCTGAAGAAGTTGACTCTCCGCTTATTTGGAAGCCAGATGAATTGGAACTATTGGATGGTACTAATATCGGGGGTTCAATTTCAGAAAAATTGGATTTGATCGTCAATGACTGGCGATATGTGATCAACGAGCTTGGTTTTGACGTTCCCCAAGCTGTTCAGGAACAGTTGGTTTTTGCTGCTCGGATGCTAGCTGAACCTAATGATGTCTCCAAGGATGAAATTTATAATATGCTGATTAAGCATCCTAAAGATGGGGAACCCCATTGGCTTTCTTTTCAAGCTTTTATTTGGTCGCACTTAATTTTTACATCCAGAGCCTTCCCTGAGAGAATATTAAATTCCACTTGTGAGATTTCCAATGTGATATTGTTACCAATCCTAGATTTATTGAACCATAGCCAACATTCAAAGATTGAATGGGCCGGTGATAATGGCGTGTTCAGCTTTAGAAAGTTAGAGCCTGTTGAAGTAGGTGACGAAATATTTAACAACTATGGTGGAAAAAGTAATGAAGAACTGCTGGTTGGGTATGGTTTTGTTATCGAGGACAATAAGTGTGACTATTTGGCATTGAAGATTAAACCTCCGTTTCCTGTCCTAAAATCGATGCTGAAGGCAGGCCTCAGTTTACCTATCCTGGATGACTACACGACTTTTGCATTTGACACctcaattgaaaaaaacAATACTACCGATATATCCAGGTATTCTGATGGTATTTTATACCTCATAAATAAGCATAATGACCAGCTCTTGTGGGATTTACTCTCTGTATATTCTTTTCTGGAGGCAGGAGATGAGGAAGATCACAATTCTTTGAGATGCCAATTACAGGGAATCCAAAATTTACGTGAGTCAATTGAACAACgtttaaaaacaacaaatgtAGCTCCTAGGTGTCGAGCTTCGGATTCACTGAAGTATCAGATCCTTTCTCGTAGAGCTCGATATGCTGAAGTGTATCGTCAACAACAAGTTcagattttaaaatattccatTCAAAGGCTCAAGGATCTGGAAAAGGATTTGGTAAAATCTAACAAAGATAAGTTGTTGACTTTCAAATCAATTTCGCATTTAGATAACGATTTCCTAGAAACCATTTTACCAGCTTTATTTGAATCAGAGacagaatttgaaaactaTGACGAAGTCATGATACTGTGGGTTGTCCTCAGATCCAAAACTAGTCCATCTCTTGCAAATGGTAAATTCAACTCGATCCTCGAAGCATACAAAAGTTTCCGGAATGCTACATCAGCTACTGATTTTATTAAGATCCAAGATTCTGAAGACTGGAATATCGCGAAGACTAAATATCTTACATGGTTTCCAAACGGGACTGATCATTTTTCATTAGAAGATTTATATTTTGCATTCGATTTTTTTACGAGACACACTTACTTCAGACCATCGAAATCTGAAAGTATTATTGTCTTGGGTGATTAA
- the PUS1 gene encoding pseudouridine synthase PUS1 (similar to Ashbya gossypii AFL105C), giving the protein MNQAHLNHHNRIYRLGCCSSKDRFALYWNIDIIVPKVLFLNYMAEVTLQTTYDEDQPNEVAYKRGAKYKQTKARKADYDNSRDSKKSRNDETPTVALADDGSKEIRLPKKKVAVMVGYCGTGYHGMQYNPPNPTIEAALFDAFVKAGAISKANSTDLKKNGFMRAARTDKGVHAGGNVISLKLIIEDSSIREKINDILPPSIRVWSINRVNKAFDSRKLCSSRWYEYLLPTYSLIGPKPGSYLYQEVEQSKEELPNVLDDDEESVQFWKSFEKTVKATFTEQELQEIVEYTPPSREAFDESNDLYQKVKQYKKIENSHRRAYRVSESKLNKFRSSLEQYLGHHNFHNFTLGKDFKDPSACRFIKEVTVSEPFVIGDMKTEWVSIKIHGQSFMLHQIRKMISMATLITRCGCPISRISQAYGPQKINIPKAPALGLLLEFPVYDGYNKRLEEFGYEPINFSKYQRDIDSFKMVHIYDKIYKEEVDENVFNAFFSYIDAFSQVTGAQGDETKIDNPIKVQKSIFDFLTARGIPTIEQNAEKENHDAPSVTTAMPTENNNTESVAETNNETGSS; this is encoded by the coding sequence ATGAACCAAGCTCATCTTAATCACCACAACAGAATATATAGGCTGGGTTGTTGTAGCTCAAAGGATAGGTTTGCTTTATATTGGAACATAGATATCATTGTTCCTAAggttctttttttgaattacATGGCTGAAGTTACTTTACAAACTACGTACGATGAAGATCAACCAAATGAAGTTGCTTACAAGAGAGGTGCAAAGTATAAGCAAACTAAGGCACGGAAGGCAGATTATGACAACTCTAGAGACTCTAAAAAGTCTCGTAACGATGAAACTCCGACAGTGGCTTTAGCTGATGATGGTTCCAAGGAGATCAGGTTGCCAAAGAAAAAGGTTGCTGTGATGGTTGGATACTGTGGCACAGGCTATCATGGCATGCAGTATAACCCACCTAACCCAACAATTGAAGCTGCATTATTTGATGCTTTTGTGAAGGCCGGTGCGATTTCGAAAGCTAATTCCActgatttgaaaaaaaatggatttaTGAGAGCTGCTAGGACGGATAAAGGTGTTCATGCAGGTGGGAATGTGATCTCTTTGAAATTAATTATCGAAGATTCAAGTATTCGGGAGAAGATCAATGACATTCTTCCTCCTAGTATCAGGGTGTGGAGTATCAACCGTGTCAACAAGGCCTTTGATTCTCGTAAATTATGCAGTTCGAGATGGTATGAATATTTGTTACCAACTTATTCTTTGATTGGTCCGAAACCTGGCAGCTACCTATACCAGGAAGTCGAGCAAAGTAAAGAAGAGCTTCCAAATGTTTTAGACGACGATGAAGAGTCTGTACAGTTCTGGAAGTCCTTTGAAAAGACAGTTAAGGCTACTTTTACAGAACAAGAACTACAAGAAATAGTCGAATATACCCCTCCAAGCAGAGAAGCGTTTGACGAGAGCAATGACTTGTATCAAAAAGTAAAGCAATACAAGAAAATAGAGAATTCCCACCGTAGAGCATACCGTGTTTCAGAAAGTAAATTGAACAAGTTTCGCTCCTCACTAGAACAATATTTGGGCCACCATAACTTCCACAATTTCACCCTAGGCAAGGACTTCAAGGATCCTAGCGCATGTCGGTTCATAAAGGAAGTGACTGTGTCGGAGCCGTTTGTCATTGGAGATATGAAGACAGAATGGGTTTCTATTAAAATCCATGGACAATCTTTTATGCTACATCAAATTCGTAAGATGATCTCTATGGCCACTTTAATAACCCGCTGCGGATGCCCGATAAGCCGTATTTCTCAAGCATATGGTCCTCAGAAGATTAATATTCCCAAGGCCCCCGCTTTAGGACTCCTGTTAGAGTTCCCCGTCTATGATGGCTACAATAAAAGGTTAGAAGAGTTTGGCTATGAACCCATCAATTTCAGTAAATATCAAAGAGATATTGATAGTTTCAAGATGGTGCACATCTATGACAAGATCTACAAAGAAGAGGTGGATGAGAATGTGTTTAACGCATTTTTCAGCTACATAGACGCTTTCAGTCAAGTTACAGGTGCTCAAGGAGATGAGACTAAAATTGATAATCCCATTAAAGTACAAAAGAGTATATTCGACTTTTTAACTGCAAGAGGGATACCAACCATTGAACAAAATGCTGAGAAGGAAAATCACGACGCGCCAAGTGTTACTACAGCCATGCCTACAGAAAACAATAATACAGAAAGCGTTGCTGAGACCAATAATGAAACCGGTTCATCTTAG
- the NIP7 gene encoding ribosome biosynthesis protein NIP7 (similar to Ashbya gossypii AFL104W), which yields MRQLTEPETSVVFEKLAGYIGRNISFLVDNKEQPHVFRLQKDRVYYVPEHISKLATSVARCNLMSLGICLGKFTKTGKFRLHVTALPVLAQHAKYKIWIKQNGEMPFLYGNHVLKAHVGKMSDDIPEHSGVIVFSMHDVPLGFGVSAKSTSEARDLQPNGIAAFRQADIGEYLRDEDTLFT from the coding sequence ATGAGGCAGCTAACAGAACCGGAGACTAGTGTTGTATTTGAAAAGCTAGCAGGATATATTGGCAggaatatttcatttttagtTGATAATAAAGAACAACCTCATGTTTTTAGATTACAAAAAGACAGAGTATACTATGTTCCTGAGCATATTTCTAAGTTAGCGACTAGTGTGGCTAGATGTAATTTGATGTCGTTAGGCATCTGTTTGGGGAAATTTACAAAGACAGGTAAGTTTAGGCTACATGTTACCGCATTGCCGGTTTTAGCACAGCATGCGAAATATAAGATTTGGATTAAACAAAACGGAGAAATGCCGTTTCTGTATGGGAACCATGTTTTGAAGGCTCATGTTGGTAAGATGTCGGACGACATACCTGAGCATTCAGGTGTGATAGTATTCTCGATGCATGATGTGCCTCTGGGATTTGGTGTGAGTGCAAAGAGTACTTCTGAGGCTCGAGATCTTCAGCCAAATGGAATTGCTGCATTCAGACAAGCGGATATTGGTGAATATCTGAGAGATGAAGACACATTGTTTACCTAG